The DNA sequence TGCCAATGTCTTCATTGGTCCAAACTGCGGTTTCTACACGGCCGGCCATCCTTTAGATGCGGCACAACGTGCCCTTGGCATCGAGGTTGATGCGCCGATTACAGTTGGTGACAATGTTTGGTTTGGTGGTGGCGTTCAAGTGCTGCCGGGCGTTACTATCGGTAATAATACCGTGATTGGTTCCGGGAGTGTTGTTACCAAAGACATTCCTGACGGTGTTATCGCGGTGGGCAACCCATGCAAGGTGCTCCGTGAGATTACTGAAGCAGATATTATAGAATATTTTGAATAAAAAAAGAAAGGCCTGATTGCTTGTCAATCAGGCCTTTTCAATTTTCTAATAAGCTAACTCAGGATGAGTCATTTGCGAATCATACATTTTGCGGTAAAATTTGTTGTCATCAAGGAGTTCGTTGTGAGTTCCTTTTTCAACCATGATACCTTTGTCAAGAACGATGATTTGGTCAGCATATTTAATTGTTGAAAGTCGATGGGCAATAATAAAGGTTGTCCGGTTACGACTGATAACTTGTAATGCTTGTTGAATCATTGTTTCGGTTTCAGTATCGATGTTGGCGGTGGCTTCATCTAAAACGAGGATACGCGGGTTGTAAATCATAACCCGAGCGAAGGCAATGAGCTGTCGTTCGCCGACAGAGAAGTTTTTACCCATGTCATGAACTGGTTCTTGTAATCCTTTTTCTTGTTTCTGAATAAATGCATCAGCACCAATTTGGTGAATGACATCAAGGACGTCTTGTTCACTGATGTTTGGATTATCAAGACTAATGTTTGAGTAAAGCGTTCCAGAGAATAAGATAGGGTCTTGTAGTACAATACCGACATGTTCACGATATGACTGTACCGGTAAATCCAGTAAATTATGACCATCAATCAAAATCTCACCTGATTGGTATGGATAGAAGCGGAGTAAAACATTCATTAATGAACTTTTACCGCTACCGGTATGACCAACAATACCAATTGTTTGTCCGGCTTTTACTTGCAAGTTAATATTTTTCAATACTGGTGTCTCACCATCATAACTGAAGTTTAAGTTGCTGATATCAATGTTACCATCGATCTCAGGAATTGCACCGTATTCAAGCATTGTGCCCGGTTTATTTAAGAAGAAGTCGAAAATACGTTGTGCTGAAACTGATGAGCGCTCAAAACGGTTAAGCACACCAAATAATGAGAACAGTGGCTGGAATGCTTGATCAATGTATTGAACAAAGGCATAGACAACACCAATTGAAAGTACCATCATACCGCCAAGTAATTCATACCCAAAGTAAACTAATACAATAGTAATGATTGAACGACGCAGCGTATGGACTACCCCATCAGTAAATAAACTAACCAGTAATGCAAACTTCTTGCGATACTCTAGATATTCAGTGTTTTGTTTATCGAACTCAGTCACAACGTCTTGCTCCGCGCCAAAAGCTTGAACCACTTCAATACCACTGAACTGCTCATTCATCATCGCATTCATATTCGCTTGAATCTCTCTGGTTGCACTAAAGTTTTTAGCAGCATAGCGACGATATAAGAAAATCCAAGCAGCAATAAACGGTATTGCCACTAAAGCATATGTAGCTAATTGGGCATTTAGGATGAACATACCGATATATACGGTAATAATTTGAACCGCCATCCGCACTAACTCAAGCAAGGCATTCTCGAATAAACCGATAATTGCGCCGCTGTCATGAACAATATATGAA is a window from the Culicoidibacter larvae genome containing:
- a CDS encoding sugar O-acetyltransferase; the protein is MTEKEKMLAGLVYDADNDPELIAERASCKDLCHDYNLLRPSNFDEQQTIIRQLFAATGNEFFITAPFWCDYGHNITIGEKFYANHNLVILDGAPVSFGANVFIGPNCGFYTAGHPLDAAQRALGIEVDAPITVGDNVWFGGGVQVLPGVTIGNNTVIGSGSVVTKDIPDGVIAVGNPCKVLREITEADIIEYFE
- a CDS encoding ABC transporter ATP-binding protein; amino-acid sequence: MSLWKQLWTFVKPHQRMLYLSGIAMITSSMLFVAGTMITKVIIDDYIMGIFEPLVVTTDPEANNRSVAFDGSYYTRLSDSTQADTSNERATISLTGDGYIMVTGNYSGTEITTNAGIAYVNGQNIGPYVLLTGDDVWQFFSIDLVAAIMMIALNFLIYLITAALSYYSGLELRYLASKVVIDLREAAFLHLQELPIQYFSDYPDGKVVSYIVHDSGAIIGLFENALLELVRMAVQIITVYIGMFILNAQLATYALVAIPFIAAWIFLYRRYAAKNFSATREIQANMNAMMNEQFSGIEVVQAFGAEQDVVTEFDKQNTEYLEYRKKFALLVSLFTDGVVHTLRRSIITIVLVYFGYELLGGMMVLSIGVVYAFVQYIDQAFQPLFSLFGVLNRFERSSVSAQRIFDFFLNKPGTMLEYGAIPEIDGNIDISNLNFSYDGETPVLKNINLQVKAGQTIGIVGHTGSGKSSLMNVLLRFYPYQSGEILIDGHNLLDLPVQSYREHVGIVLQDPILFSGTLYSNISLDNPNISEQDVLDVIHQIGADAFIQKQEKGLQEPVHDMGKNFSVGERQLIAFARVMIYNPRILVLDEATANIDTETETMIQQALQVISRNRTTFIIAHRLSTIKYADQIIVLDKGIMVEKGTHNELLDDNKFYRKMYDSQMTHPELAY